In a single window of the Streptomyces cinnabarinus genome:
- a CDS encoding ferredoxin: MTSTTTQQQLFQYLEDRFSCAQACATCARACALRASLAVPDGTAEEELVRRKGIMCAEVCDATCRVLSEQVPADEAGVRVQLEWCRTVCLECAHAFDGQPGAEDGAKACRECAQFCVDFLASLT, from the coding sequence GTGACCTCGACTACGACCCAGCAGCAGCTCTTCCAGTACCTGGAGGACCGCTTCTCGTGCGCGCAGGCGTGCGCCACATGTGCGCGTGCCTGCGCGCTGCGCGCGAGCCTGGCGGTGCCGGACGGGACGGCGGAGGAGGAACTCGTCCGGCGCAAGGGCATCATGTGCGCGGAGGTGTGCGACGCCACCTGCCGGGTGCTGTCCGAGCAGGTGCCGGCGGACGAGGCCGGAGTCCGCGTCCAGCTGGAGTGGTGCCGCACGGTGTGCCTGGAGTGCGCCCACGCCTTCGACGGGCAGCCCGGCGCAGAGGACGGCGCGAAGGCCTGCCGCGAGTGCGCACAGTTCTGCGTGGACTTCCTGGCCTCACTGACGTAG
- a CDS encoding oxygenase MpaB family protein, with the protein MGDPGLFTPNSVTWQMHGDPMMWIAGVRALYLQALHPRAVRGVIQNSDFRHDAWGRLLRTANFVGTITYGTTESAERAGARVRKIHSRLSATDPGNGEEYPVDEPELLLWVHCAEIDSYLSVMRRSGFRLTDAEADRYVREHLVSARLVGLDPDAVPADRAELAAYFEKVRPELAAGAEAREVDDFLLRPPTHPLLVPARALVWRHVAHLAYAALPPYAHELYGRTAPEPAVVDRRLRTAGHVLRAIPERLRWQLPPKHILRAMARLGPGTRPAPYKLGR; encoded by the coding sequence ATGGGCGATCCCGGGCTGTTCACGCCGAACTCCGTCACCTGGCAGATGCACGGCGATCCCATGATGTGGATCGCCGGTGTCCGCGCGCTGTACCTGCAGGCCCTGCACCCAAGGGCGGTGCGCGGAGTCATCCAGAACTCCGACTTCCGGCACGACGCCTGGGGCCGCCTGCTGCGCACCGCCAACTTCGTCGGCACCATCACCTACGGCACCACCGAGTCCGCCGAGCGGGCCGGCGCCCGGGTCCGGAAGATCCACTCCAGGCTGAGCGCCACCGACCCCGGCAACGGCGAGGAGTACCCGGTCGACGAACCCGAGCTGTTGCTGTGGGTCCACTGCGCCGAGATCGACTCCTACCTGAGCGTCATGCGCCGCTCGGGCTTCCGGCTCACCGACGCCGAGGCCGACCGGTACGTCCGCGAACACCTCGTCAGCGCCCGCCTGGTCGGCCTCGACCCCGACGCCGTACCCGCCGACCGGGCCGAACTGGCGGCGTACTTCGAGAAGGTGCGCCCCGAACTCGCCGCCGGAGCCGAGGCACGCGAAGTGGACGACTTCCTGCTCCGCCCGCCGACGCATCCGCTCCTGGTCCCGGCGCGTGCACTGGTGTGGCGCCACGTGGCGCACCTGGCGTACGCCGCGCTGCCCCCGTACGCCCACGAGCTGTACGGCAGAACGGCACCCGAACCCGCCGTGGTGGACCGCCGGTTGCGGACCGCGGGGCATGTGCTGAGGGCGATTCCGGAACGGTTGCGGTGGCAACTGCCGCCCAAACACATCCTGCGGGCGATGGCGAGACTCGGTCCCGGCACGCGCCCGGCACCGTACAAACTCGGACGATAG
- a CDS encoding acyl-CoA dehydrogenase family protein gives MHLDHTPEQQRLRTELRAYFAELVPDDAHARHTEPAAQKRFYRETIRRLGADHWLGMGWPKEYGGRGLTAMEQFIFFDEAAQAGVPLPLMALNTVGPTIMRYGTDEQKAYFLPRILSGEIDFAIGYSEPDAGTDLASLRTRAVRDGDEYVVNGQKIWTTNGDTADWVWLAVRTDPAAPAHKGITMLLVPTGDPGYSCTLINTLAGHDTTASYYENVRVPVSRRVGAENQGWRLITNQLNHERVTLAAHGTMAIRALHDVQRWARGTKLADGRRVIDLPWVRRLLARTHTRLDALKLLNWQMVQAVQDGTLTPQDASAVKVYGSEARRDAYAWLMEIVAAPGALKEGSAGAILHGELERGYRSAVIFTFGGGNNEIQREIISWIGLGMPRVRR, from the coding sequence GTGCATCTCGACCACACCCCCGAGCAACAGCGGTTGCGCACCGAACTGCGCGCCTACTTCGCCGAGCTGGTGCCGGACGACGCCCACGCCCGCCACACCGAACCCGCCGCCCAGAAACGCTTCTACCGCGAGACGATCCGGCGCCTCGGCGCGGACCACTGGCTCGGCATGGGCTGGCCCAAGGAGTACGGCGGACGCGGCCTGACCGCGATGGAGCAGTTCATCTTCTTCGACGAGGCCGCCCAGGCGGGCGTACCGCTGCCGCTGATGGCGCTGAACACCGTCGGCCCGACGATCATGCGGTACGGCACCGACGAGCAGAAGGCGTACTTCCTGCCGCGGATCCTCTCCGGCGAGATCGACTTCGCGATCGGCTACAGCGAGCCCGACGCGGGCACCGACCTCGCCTCCCTGCGCACCCGCGCGGTGCGCGACGGCGACGAGTACGTCGTGAACGGGCAGAAGATCTGGACCACCAACGGCGACACCGCCGACTGGGTCTGGCTCGCCGTGCGCACCGACCCGGCCGCCCCGGCCCACAAGGGCATCACCATGCTCCTCGTCCCGACCGGCGATCCCGGCTACTCCTGCACCCTGATCAACACCCTCGCCGGGCACGACACCACCGCCAGCTACTACGAGAACGTCCGGGTCCCCGTCTCCCGCCGCGTCGGCGCCGAGAACCAGGGCTGGCGGCTGATCACCAACCAGCTCAACCACGAGCGGGTCACCCTCGCCGCCCACGGCACCATGGCGATCCGCGCCCTGCACGACGTGCAGCGCTGGGCGCGCGGGACCAAACTCGCCGACGGCCGCCGCGTCATCGACCTGCCCTGGGTCCGCCGCCTCCTCGCCCGCACCCACACCCGCCTCGACGCCCTGAAACTCCTCAACTGGCAGATGGTGCAAGCCGTCCAGGACGGCACCCTCACCCCGCAGGACGCCTCCGCGGTGAAGGTCTACGGCTCCGAGGCCCGCCGCGACGCCTACGCCTGGCTCATGGAGATCGTGGCCGCGCCGGGGGCGCTGAAGGAGGGCTCCGCGGGCGCGATCCTCCACGGCGAGCTGGAACGCGGCTACCGCTCCGCCGTCATCTTCACCTTCGGCGGCGGCAACAACGAGATCCAGCGCGAGATCATCTCCTGGATCGGACTGGGGATGCCGCGCGTCCGGCGTTAG